The sequence ATCACGACTTTTTCCGGCGCTCGGTTTGTTTCCGAATCATTTCGACGCCGGCCACGGCCCGAGCGACGTCTACGTCGTCGAGGGGTTTGTTCTCCAGAGACCTCTGCGCTCATCGGCAGGCCTCCGGGCAAGAATCTCTGCCCATTTAACAGCTCCTGAAAATAGGCCCCGAAAAGCACTGCTCCTGATCGACATCGAACAAGGAAGGAAGATTCGGGGTAAAGCGAACGAGGTCGGAAAGTTGGTGGAAGCCCGAACTCGCACTTGGGGCGGGGTCTCCCCCGCGTGAGAAAATCATAAGGCGCATACCCGTGGAAAGCAACCCCCCACCGGCAGTGCCCCACAAACGACAAAGGGATTGCGCTTTTCGACCACAGCGGCGCCAACGGCTATGCAACGTACATGGAAAAGACGTCTCTGGTCCTGACCTGCATTGGCGAAGATCGCGAGGGCCTTGTTGAAGCTCTGAGCGAGGTGGTGCAATCCCATCAAGGAAATTGGCAGGAAAGCCGCATGGCGCGTCTCGGTGGACGCTTTGCCGGCATCCTTCAGGTCGAGATCCCCACCACAAAGGAAGCCTCGCTGCGTACCGCTCTCGACGCACTCTCGGGGGCAGGCCTTCGAGTCGTTGTCGAAACCACAGCGGAACACGAGCCCCTGGACCATCCTCTGGAGCTCGAACTGATCGGCCTGGATCGGCCGGGAATTGTTTTCGAGATTTCCCGGGTTTTGAGGTCCTATGGGGTCAATGTCGAGGAACTCGACACCACCCGACAAAATGCTCCCCAATCCGGCGAGCTCCTTTTTCAGGCCCGGGCCTCCCTGCGGATACCGCCGGAGCTGGACCCTGCAGAACTCTTCGCGAAGCTCGAAGCGATCGCGGGCGATTTGATGGTCGACGTTCTTCTGGAGCCCCCCGAGGACTGAAGCCGACCCTCAAGAGCCTTCGGGAACCCAGCCGAACGGCTGGAGCGAGGCCTGCAATGATGGAGCAATCCTCTCGGTTTGCCGACGCCCTTCCAGCATCACCCGCTCAATCGCTTCGCGACCCGGCAGCAGGGAGACCGGCGAGAGCGTGCCAGTGAAACGAATCAGGAAACTCGCATAGGGTTCCTGCTCACCAAGCTGAACTTCGACCATCCGCATGACGGGCCAAAGCCAGGCATGCGACGGTGTCAGCCGCGGCCGGAACGAATCGAGTGCAAGTACGCAAGCATTGCGAGTCCCGATGCGACCTTGATGCACCGCTTGCCGCGCCAGACGAACCGGCACATTGGCGGCCACGCCTCCATCGATCAATGCAACGACTTGCTCGCGCTCCATCACGGACTCGAGAATGCCATGCATTTCCGGATCGTTTCGGGTCACATCGTAGTGCAGAATGCCCGGAATCGCCGCCGAAAAGCCGACCGCATCGACCGCATTCGCGTCAAGCGTCCGCGCGTCTTCTCCCAAACCGATAGCCCTGACCGAGACGGGATTCACGAAATCCATCATCTGCAAAAGCTGTTTGCCGATCTGCGCAGACAAGGCGATTCGACTCGGCTTTTCTGTCGCGCCCAGCTTCCGCGTCGATGCCCACTCCTCGGGTGAAGCCCTTAGTGCATCCGGACGTACCCCTGCCACCACGGAGACAAAGGGAATCTCGAGTTCGGACAATCGACATGGCGATCCATCTGCCAAATTCAACCGCTCTCCGATCGAACTCTGCAAAAACAGCCGCATGACACCCGGCAGTCCATAGCGCCTGCGAATGCTCGCAAACCGAAAAACCTTGTCGGGTTCCAGACTAGTGGCCAACTCCAGTTGACTGTTGAAATCCGGATTTCGCCAACGAGCCCGAAACAGACCGATCACCGCGCCCATCGACGCACCCACAATCATGCCGGGCATAATGCCGAGACGGTCCAGCGCGGCAAAGGCCCCAAGATAAATATAGCCCGCACCGCCTCCCCCGCCCGCGACGACGACGAGAGCTTTTCTACCGATCTCAGCATCGAGTTCAGCGGACGAGAAGTCTTCCTGATGCGCGCGCAAAAGGCGTTCACGCGTCGCCGTGATCTGCGGTCGGAATTCCTCCAACCACTTCCGCGCACGAATCAACTGGGCCCCCGGCTCCATCTTCGCTCCGAGAATTGGTCCCAAGGTCGCGAAAATTCTCTCGCGGAGGGCCTCGATCGGACCCTGGTCGACCGAGACTTCTCTGCGACCAATCGATGCGCCGGCAGCCGCGGCGCCGGGCTCAAATGTCCCGAGCCGAGCCAGCGAAAGACCATAGCGAATCTTGGTATATTGTTCGTGCGAGAGGACCCCGGGCAAGAGCAGACCTGCTTCCACCAGCGCCTTGTCCATCTTCTCCAGATGGCACCGTTGAATTTCGATCTCCGCTTCTATCGACATCTGCCGGGTTTCCCCTCTATGATTCAGCCGTGCTTGCCCATGGGGCCGATTTCTCGCGCGTTCGCAGAGGAACATTGTCACCGGGCCGAATTTGGAGGATCAGATGCTTCTCGATCGTTTTCGCATGGATGGAAAAACCGCTCTCATCACGGCTGCCGGCAAGGGAATAGGTGCTGCATGCGCCCGAGCCTTGGCTGAATGCGGCTGCAACGTCATGGTCGCCGCACGCACCGAGAGTGATATCGAAAGCGTCGCGGCTGAGGCACGCGCGCTCGGCGTCCGCGCCTCGGCCCTGCGCTGTGACATGACCAAGCGCGAAGATATCGAAGCTCTCGTCGCGGCTACCATGGAGGAGTTCGGCAGGATCGACGTTCTGATCAACAACGTTGGCGGCTACCCTCCGATGCCGGCCTTGAAGACGAGCGAGAAGGCCTTCAACGATGCATTCAAATTCAATGCGACGACCGCTTTTATCACCAGCCGTCTGGTGATCCCCCATATGCTCGCAGGTGAAGGGGGTTCGGTCGTTGCCATTTCGTCGGCCGCCGGACGCGTCCCCGCCTCCGGGTTTGTCGCCTACGGCACCTCCAAGGCTGCGATGACCTTCATGATGCGAAATTTTGCGCAGGAGTTCGCGCCCAAAATTCGCTTCAACACCATTGCGGTCGGTTCCACCGCCACAACCGCTCTGACCAACTTTCTCGATGATAAAACCCGATCTCTGATGGAGGACTCCACGCCGATGAAGCGCCTGGCCGAACCGGAGGATATCGCGATGGCGGCGATCTATCTGGCCTCGGATGCGGGCAGTTATGTGACCGGAAAGGTGCTTGAAGTCGACGGCGGACTGGAATGGAATAACTGGCCCTTCTGAGGGAGTCACATGGACTCCTGACTCTCCAGTACCCGCATCAGGGCACGCCGGCGAGAATCGCGCCGGCGTGCCTCGCGATGACCTTGCCACCGAGCCAAAGAAAAGAACCCGGGGGTTGGACTCGCGTCAGGCACGGACGAAGCCCTGGGCTCGGATGTCCAATCAGCAAGGCGCCACAACTGAGCCGCAGGCACCTCCGCGAGATCCGCGAGCGAGACACTGCCGGGATCAGGCGCCCGGTCGACCAGCCGAACATCCATGGGCAAACCGATCTGGCGACGGAGGTCGAGGTATTCCTTGGTGGGAAGCGCCATCCCCGGATCGGAAACCTCAACGAGAATCCGCAGATCCTGTGCGCGGACACCCGTATAAAAAATACGACCACCCAATGCGGCAGCAAACGTCTGCGCAGCGGCCAGGATATCTACCGCCATCGCTTCACGGCCACCGAAAGCGACAGAGTCCCGAGCGGAACCCAAACGTCGCACCGGGAAATCCGGCCGTTTGCATTTACATGCGGCGGTAGCGACCTCGACCAAATCTCCCGTGCTCCAACGGACCAGGGGAGCCCGCGCTTGCTGCAGGCTGGTGATCACCAACACGCCACACTCGCCGGGCGGAACCGGTTCTCCATCCACAAGGTCGAGAATCTCGCAGGAGTATAGGTCATTCGCCAAATGCAGCGAGCCTTCCGCACACGATACGCCAAGCAAAACCGCTTCCGGTCTCTGGTAAACCTCGACCACCCGACTGCCCCAGTCCTTTTCCAACTGCAAACGCAGCGAGTCCGGCAATAGACCGGTCGCGAGAAGCAGCTCGACCGAGGAGGGAATTTGGCAAACCCCTCCGGCATCGACCTCTTCCGCCAGCAAGAGAAGAGCTCGGGAATCACCGAAAACCACACGTGGCTCGAAGGCCGCCAGTTCGCGCAGGACACGGTCGATCGTCTCCGAATGCCAGATACGAATTTCTTCCGTTGGCAGCGGACCTTTCGCCACCAAGGTCATTCGGGAGGGCCCCGCCTGCTGATCCGAATGCATGGCCTGCAAAAGAGTGTGCGGATCTGACTCGGGCACAAAACTCGAGAGAAGTTGAGCGGCAGGGGCGATCTCGTCTCCGCCTGTGTCCGAGAAAAACAACTGGGATATGCCCGCCTCTCCGAGGTCTCGAATAGAACTTGTCGGCAGCTTCTGGAACTCGGCCCGGGTCGAGCATGGATATCCCTGCAGATGTCGGGCGTAAAACGAGCCCTCCCGCGCATGGGCAACACAGCTCGCCAGTTGCCCCTCGGTTACCGGCATGAGGACCTTCTCTCGGCACGAAGGGCGCTCATCTTCGAACCTTCGAAACAAAGGGTATGATCATGAGAATAATCCGCAACGTATCCAACCATGGGTGGTAGTGGCTATGCCTTTCATCCGGCGGTGGGTAGTAGACCTGAACGTCCACGGTTTCGATGCACAGGCCACGACGAACGGCGAGGATCAGAACTTCACTCTCGAATTCGAAATGGCGACCGCGAATCTCCTTCGAGAGGATGTTGGCCAGAGATGCCATTGGATAAATTCGAAACCCTGATTGCGTATCGAGGATCTTCTTGCCCGAGGCTCGCTCGACCCAACCGTCAGCGAAATCATTCGCCCAACGCTTCAGCGGATCGATTTCATGCACACCGTCACGGCAACGAGAACCGATAATTATCCTTTCCGGGTAACGCTCGGACTGCGCCACCAGAACCGGAATTTGCGAAGCGAGATGCTGGCCATCCGCGTCGAGTGTCACGACATGCGTAAAGCCTTGCCCCGAAAGTTCCTGAAAACCCTCTCGCAAGGCCGCACCCTTACCCCGGTTGCGAGTATGGGTGATCACCTGAGCACCTGCCTCTCTCGCTCGATCGGACGATTCATCGCGCGATCCATCGTCGACCACCAGAACTTTCTCCACATATGCGAGAGCGGACGAGACCACGGAGGCAACGGTAGTTCCAGCCCCGTAACAAGGAACCAGAGCGGCAAGGCGAAACTGACTCACCCGCGCAGAGCCTGCAGGCGTTGATGGATGCGGCCCTGCACCCGATCGCGAAGGTCTTCGCGATCCTCGTAAGAAAGCCCTTTGGTCTCGATCGGTTCGAGAACTTCCATCACGACACGTCCGGGGTGAATCGACAGATATTTTCCGCGAGGCATGACCTCGTCACTTCCGTGAATGGCGATCGGAACGATTGGGCGTTCCATTTGAATCGCCAAAGTGAACGCACCTTTCTTGAATTCCTGCAGGCCGCCCCCTGCCGGCG is a genomic window of Candidatus Binatia bacterium containing:
- a CDS encoding ACT domain-containing protein, which encodes MEKTSLVLTCIGEDREGLVEALSEVVQSHQGNWQESRMARLGGRFAGILQVEIPTTKEASLRTALDALSGAGLRVVVETTAEHEPLDHPLELELIGLDRPGIVFEISRVLRSYGVNVEELDTTRQNAPQSGELLFQARASLRIPPELDPAELFAKLEAIAGDLMVDVLLEPPED
- a CDS encoding patatin-like phospholipase family protein, coding for MSIEAEIEIQRCHLEKMDKALVEAGLLLPGVLSHEQYTKIRYGLSLARLGTFEPGAAAAGASIGRREVSVDQGPIEALRERIFATLGPILGAKMEPGAQLIRARKWLEEFRPQITATRERLLRAHQEDFSSAELDAEIGRKALVVVAGGGGGAGYIYLGAFAALDRLGIMPGMIVGASMGAVIGLFRARWRNPDFNSQLELATSLEPDKVFRFASIRRRYGLPGVMRLFLQSSIGERLNLADGSPCRLSELEIPFVSVVAGVRPDALRASPEEWASTRKLGATEKPSRIALSAQIGKQLLQMMDFVNPVSVRAIGLGEDARTLDANAVDAVGFSAAIPGILHYDVTRNDPEMHGILESVMEREQVVALIDGGVAANVPVRLARQAVHQGRIGTRNACVLALDSFRPRLTPSHAWLWPVMRMVEVQLGEQEPYASFLIRFTGTLSPVSLLPGREAIERVMLEGRRQTERIAPSLQASLQPFGWVPEGS
- a CDS encoding glucose 1-dehydrogenase codes for the protein MLLDRFRMDGKTALITAAGKGIGAACARALAECGCNVMVAARTESDIESVAAEARALGVRASALRCDMTKREDIEALVAATMEEFGRIDVLINNVGGYPPMPALKTSEKAFNDAFKFNATTAFITSRLVIPHMLAGEGGSVVAISSAAGRVPASGFVAYGTSKAAMTFMMRNFAQEFAPKIRFNTIAVGSTATTALTNFLDDKTRSLMEDSTPMKRLAEPEDIAMAAIYLASDAGSYVTGKVLEVDGGLEWNNWPF
- a CDS encoding glycosyltransferase family 2 protein: MSQFRLAALVPCYGAGTTVASVVSSALAYVEKVLVVDDGSRDESSDRAREAGAQVITHTRNRGKGAALREGFQELSGQGFTHVVTLDADGQHLASQIPVLVAQSERYPERIIIGSRCRDGVHEIDPLKRWANDFADGWVERASGKKILDTQSGFRIYPMASLANILSKEIRGRHFEFESEVLILAVRRGLCIETVDVQVYYPPPDERHSHYHPWLDTLRIILMIIPFVSKVRR